The nucleotide sequence ACCCCGGCGCTATTTATCTGCTGCACGCCGAGTCAGAAACAAACACACAGATACTGGGAGATTTCATTGACCAGGCCAGAGCCCAGGGCTATGAATTTAAAGTATTCCAGTAGACTCTGTCGCAAACAAAATGAGGTAACAGTTCAGCCCGCGAGAATCAAAAACCCCGTCAGCTTACTGCGGGGTTTTTGATTCCAGCCCGCAGCCACGGTATGCAAGGACAAACATCCCTGCAAACAGCATCAGGTTTGCCCCGATAATACATACTCCCTCCATTCCAGGCTGAAGAGAGCCAGCATGATTCAGCATTCTGCTGATTTGCTCCGAATAAGCAAATTTTGCTATTTTTTCAATGTCGGGATTGAACATGGACAGCATGGGCAGAAAGGAAAAAATCATCATGACCGGAACGGACAGAGATGCGGCCATCATCTGATTTTTACTCCGGACACCCACTGCGGCGCCCACCAGCAATGAGGCCAGAATCCCCACTGCCAGCACTGCCAGAAAGAAAAAACGCTCCGGCAGGCGAAAGGTTCCGGCAGCACAGATTACAGCTGCCCCTGCCATACAGGCAGACCA is from Lachnospiraceae bacterium JLR.KK002 and encodes:
- a CDS encoding ABC transporter permease, coding for MNNIAAIFKKQWKDTLKNKTIFIQFVMFPILTLVMSRTIVIAGMPENFFVNLFATMYMGMAPLTSMAAVLAEEKEKNTLRVLLMSNVKPYEYLLGTGSHIWSACMAGAAVICAAGTFRLPERFFFLAVLAVGILASLLVGAAVGVRSKNQMMAASLSVPVMMIFSFLPMLSMFNPDIEKIAKFAYSEQISRMLNHAGSLQPGMEGVCIIGANLMLFAGMFVLAYRGCGLESKTPQ